The following proteins come from a genomic window of Mucinivorans hirudinis:
- a CDS encoding Beta-lactamase has translation MRGVNNFLAVSIIFVCLVHTTTTAQVNSLHSKINEIVKDKRATVGVAICPIGGTDTVSVNGAAHLPMQSVFKFHIALAVLDQVDKGALSLNQKIKLTMADLLPDTWSPIRDKYKCGDSLSVAELIQYTVAQSDNNGCDILLRLIGATEAVEHYLQRIGVDDVAIKANEEQMQMVWDVQYQNCTTPLSAVRLLSKFYAGGAVSAKSRTFLYDVMVNTTTGAKRLKGLLPAGTVVAHKTGSSGTNSQGLTAAVNDIGIVILPDGSAYAIAVLVSDSAEDSTTNEAIIARVSQAAWQYYTSKR, from the coding sequence ATGAGAGGAGTAAATAATTTTTTAGCAGTATCTATCATCTTCGTATGCCTTGTTCATACGACTACCACAGCGCAGGTCAATTCGTTGCATTCCAAAATCAATGAGATTGTAAAAGACAAACGAGCGACTGTTGGCGTGGCAATCTGCCCCATTGGCGGCACGGATACTGTCAGTGTAAACGGTGCTGCACACCTGCCGATGCAGAGTGTCTTTAAGTTTCACATTGCGCTGGCGGTGCTCGACCAAGTAGATAAAGGGGCGCTCTCTTTGAACCAAAAAATCAAGCTCACCATGGCAGACTTGCTACCCGATACGTGGAGTCCGATAAGAGATAAATACAAGTGTGGCGATTCACTGTCGGTAGCCGAATTGATTCAATACACAGTCGCTCAGAGCGACAACAACGGCTGCGACATTCTGCTACGACTCATTGGCGCAACCGAAGCTGTGGAGCATTATTTGCAGCGAATTGGGGTTGATGATGTTGCAATAAAAGCCAATGAGGAGCAAATGCAAATGGTATGGGATGTACAGTATCAGAATTGTACTACGCCACTCTCTGCCGTGCGACTACTCTCGAAATTCTATGCAGGGGGCGCTGTTTCTGCCAAAAGCAGAACATTTCTATATGATGTAATGGTAAACACAACAACCGGAGCAAAACGACTCAAAGGACTATTGCCCGCCGGGACGGTTGTTGCTCACAAAACAGGCTCATCCGGCACTAACTCTCAAGGTCTCACCGCAGCGGTAAACGATATTGGAATAGTCATCCTGCCGGACGGTTCAGCCTATGCCATTGCCGTTTTGGTGTCCGACTCGGCTGAAGATAGCACCACGAACGAAGCCATCATTGCTCGCGTTTCGCAGGCGGCGTGGCAATATTACACCTCAAAACGATGA